The stretch of DNA CATGACGACGCTTTTCAGCGCCGTCATTTCGTGCCACTACGAGGGGGCCGATTCGTGGGCCTTGTCCAACGTCCTGCTGGCTGATCGCGTCGAGTGGTGGCAACCGCAGAACCCCGAGCAGGCCGGGCAATGGCAATCGAATCTCCAGCTTTCCGAACCGTTCTTCAAGGAGTGCATCGAGCACCCCTTGCCGGTTGACGTTCGCGCGATGCGCTCGCTCGGAAAGTCGCCCCTGGCGCTGGACATCTATGTGTGGCTGTCGCACCGCATGAGCTACTTGTCGCGCCGCACGACCATTCCCTGGGTGTCGCTCGCCGGCCAGTTCGGTGCCGGCTACGCGATGGACGAACAGGGCTTGCGCGACTTCAAGCGCGCCTTCCTGCGCGAGTTGAAGCATGTGATGGTGGTCTATCCCGAGGCGAAAGTCGCCGATTCGCCGAACGGGCTTGTGCTGTACCCAAGCCCTCCGCATGTGCCGTTCAGCAGCGCGCCTAAGCAGCGCCGGCTTCCGCTATGAACCGCCGCCAGTTCCTGGCCGCGCTGGCCTGCGCCTGCACGCTCGGCTTCGCCTCGGCCGCGCGGGCCGACTTCGCCGGCCCGGTGATCGCCATCCTTGACGGCGACACCATCGACGTGCTGATTGACCGCCAGCCCGTGCGCGTGCGCCTCGCGCAGATCGACGCGGCCGAGAAGCGGCAAGCCTTCGGCACCCGCTCCCGTCAGGCGCTTTCCTCGCTGGTCTTCCGCCAGTCC from Variovorax sp. PBL-H6 encodes:
- a CDS encoding thermonuclease family protein, which encodes MNRRQFLAALACACTLGFASAARADFAGPVIAILDGDTIDVLIDRQPVRVRLAQIDAAEKRQAFGTRSRQALSSLVFRQSVTVADAGRDRYGRALGTVYVSGVNVNAEMVRQGMAWVYRQYATDRSLFALEDEARAGRRGLWADPSSVPPWQFRHRQHE